Proteins from a genomic interval of Zingiber officinale cultivar Zhangliang chromosome 1B, Zo_v1.1, whole genome shotgun sequence:
- the LOC122048933 gene encoding kelch repeat-containing protein At3g27220-like isoform X2 codes for MAEAPVPRLDGAAIQIKNLLYVFAGYGTIDYVHSHVDIYNFTDNTWGGRFDISKEMAHSHLGMATDGRYIYVVTGQYGPQCRGPTARNFVLDTEKKEWHDLPHLPVPRYAPATQLWRCRLHVMGGSKEDHHEPGLEHWSLAVKDGRALEKEWRGEIPIPRGGPHRFVGHLSKVVCSDVYTLDNVMKWKELLTMLKPDSHIEFAWVNVNNSIIIVGGTTEKHPITKKWCQLEKCFSSIWIN; via the exons ATGGCAGAGGCACCTGTTCCACGTCTAGATGGTGCAGCTAtacaaattaaaaatcttttatatGTCTTTGCTGGATATGGTACAATCGACTAT GTCCATTCTCATGTAGATATATATAATTTTACTGATAATACATGGGGAGGAAGATTTGACATATCCAAAGAAATGGCTCATTCTCATCTAGGAATGGCAACGGATGGGAGATACATCTATGTTGTGACTGGACAATATGGTCCTCAATGTAGAGGTCCTACTGCTCGTAATTTTGTGCTGGATACAGAGAAAAAAGAGTGGCACGATCTGCCACACTTGCCAGTACCTAG GTATGCTCCAGCTACCCAACTCTGGAGATGCAGACTCCATGTCATGGGTGGAAGCAAGGAGGATCATCACGAACCTGGATTAGAACACTGGAGTCTTGCTGTGAAAGATGGGAGGGCCTTGGAGAAAGAATGGCGGGGTGAAATCCCTATACCTCGTGGTGGTCCCCACAGGTTTGTGGGCCATTTATCTAAA GTTGTTTGCAGCGATGTCTACACGCTTGATAATGTAATGAAATGGAAGGAACTTCTGACCATGCTGAAACCAGATTCTCATATAGAATTTGCATGGGTTAACGTTAACAATTCAATTATAATTGTTGGAGGCACAACAGAAAAGCATCCTATAACCAAAAAATGGTGCCAGTTGGAGAAGTGTTTCAGTTCAATTTGGATAAATTG A
- the LOC122048924 gene encoding protein Iojap-related, mitochondrial-like, whose amino-acid sequence MLAALRSRALASSSGHPLLHHHGPWKLLEFLRPMSSSSSSSSSYSRKPSLLELEEIEKILGEVKADDVRVIPVRNQCDWTDFMVVATGRSTWHVRNIAQALIHKIKQKQKNAERLMLPSVQGHGGGKWIVIDSGSIIIHALEEKARTYYNIEHLWTTEMIPGGPNQDLENSLVKIRRRNKSMKPMKSVE is encoded by the exons ATGTTGGCGGCTTTGAGATCGAGAGCTCTTGCCTCGAGCTCTGGTCATCCCCTTCTCCATCATCATGGACCATGGAAGCTTCTAGAGTTCCTTCGTCCCATgtcttcgtcgtcgtcgtcgtcgtcgtcctacTCCCGCAAGCCGAGCTTATTGGAGCTGGAGGAGATCGAGAAGATCCTTGGCGAGGTGAAGGCGGACGACGTGAGGGTAATCCCCGTAAGGAACCAGTGCGATTGGACGGACTTCATGGTCGTCGCCACCGGCCGGTCCACCTGGCACGTTCGGAACATTGCCCAAGCCCTAATTCACAAG ATAAAACAAAAGCAAAAGAATGCTGAACGATTAATGCTTCCAAGTGTACAAGGACATGGAGGAGGAAAGTGGATTGTGATTGATTCTG GTAGCATTATAATTCACGCCCTCGAGGAGAAGGCAAGAACTTACTACAATATTGAGCATCTTTGGACCACTGAGATGATTCCAGGAGGACCAAATCAG GATTTGGAGAATTCCTTGGTAAAGATTCGGCGGAGAAACAAATCAATGAAGCCAATGAAGAGCGTTGAATGA
- the LOC122048933 gene encoding kelch repeat-containing protein At3g27220-like isoform X1, translating into MAEAPVPRLDGAAIQIKNLLYVFAGYGTIDYVHSHVDIYNFTDNTWGGRFDISKEMAHSHLGMATDGRYIYVVTGQYGPQCRGPTARNFVLDTEKKEWHDLPHLPVPRYAPATQLWRCRLHVMGGSKEDHHEPGLEHWSLAVKDGRALEKEWRGEIPIPRGGPHRFVGHLSKVVCSDVYTLDNVMKWKELLTMLKPDSHIEFAWVNVNNSIIIVGGTTEKHPITKKWCQLEKCFSSIWINWNGQCWEGCLSASRPPWSATGMAGFISHLASETRVQMILLPKRLLGACGELNCIYSFSRF; encoded by the exons ATGGCAGAGGCACCTGTTCCACGTCTAGATGGTGCAGCTAtacaaattaaaaatcttttatatGTCTTTGCTGGATATGGTACAATCGACTAT GTCCATTCTCATGTAGATATATATAATTTTACTGATAATACATGGGGAGGAAGATTTGACATATCCAAAGAAATGGCTCATTCTCATCTAGGAATGGCAACGGATGGGAGATACATCTATGTTGTGACTGGACAATATGGTCCTCAATGTAGAGGTCCTACTGCTCGTAATTTTGTGCTGGATACAGAGAAAAAAGAGTGGCACGATCTGCCACACTTGCCAGTACCTAG GTATGCTCCAGCTACCCAACTCTGGAGATGCAGACTCCATGTCATGGGTGGAAGCAAGGAGGATCATCACGAACCTGGATTAGAACACTGGAGTCTTGCTGTGAAAGATGGGAGGGCCTTGGAGAAAGAATGGCGGGGTGAAATCCCTATACCTCGTGGTGGTCCCCACAGGTTTGTGGGCCATTTATCTAAA GTTGTTTGCAGCGATGTCTACACGCTTGATAATGTAATGAAATGGAAGGAACTTCTGACCATGCTGAAACCAGATTCTCATATAGAATTTGCATGGGTTAACGTTAACAATTCAATTATAATTGTTGGAGGCACAACAGAAAAGCATCCTATAACCAAAAAATGGTGCCAGTTGGAGAAGTGTTTCAGTTCAATTTGGATAAATTG GAATGGTCAGTGTTGGGAAGGATGCCTTTCCGCATCAAGACCACCTTGGTCGGCTACTGGAATGGCTGGTTTTATTTCACATCTGGCCAGCGAGACAAGGGTCCAAATGATCCTGCTCCCAAAAAGGTTGTTGGGTGCATGTGGAGAACTGAACTGCATCTATAGCTTCTCTCGGTTCTGA
- the LOC122024610 gene encoding uncharacterized protein LOC122024610, giving the protein MERRGGCCIDVYGRGDAAAAWRMGRIMLRFRPIAPKPVVDSSWAASAATAAASSVGRKTTRRKGSGGYRGRKARKVETLRSSSSKDDPALSSPAARTSPSTIVTLPLMPEIPERKDDRAAERRCLGSGQPLATASTPAWMDRVRADETAGFAWPATAVGSYSWVTVECVVDMWKEEEVSWRSDEAVWAALTADDCPGFVSDVWDRVTWTNEAYRRMVAGMPLEGRGTEEDVWVGLMTKGAVPAEASRAFTCRVRVHYSRRPGRGKGASCSSSPAAPCDVWRLADGGSAWRLDLKAALSLSL; this is encoded by the coding sequence ATGGAGCGAAGGGGCGGTTGCTGCATCGACGTGTACGGCAGAGGAGACGCCGCGGCGGCGTGGAGGATGGGGCGGATCATGCTCAGGTTCCGCCCGATCGCCCCCAAGCCGGTCGTTGATTCGTCTTGGGCCGCCTCGGCCGCCACCGCGGCGGCGTCCTCCGTCGGAAGGAAGACGACGAGGCGGAAGGGCTCTGGCGGTTACCGAGGGAGGAAGGCGAGGAAGGTGGAGACGTTGCGATCCTCGTCGTCGAAGGATGATCCAGCCTTGTCTTCGCCAGCGGCGAGGACCTCGCCGTCGACGATCGTGACGCTGCCGCTGATGCCAGAGATACCGGAGAGAAAGGACGACAGGGCGGCGGAACGGCGGTGTCTTGGATCTGGACAACCGCTCGCCACCGCATCGACGCCGGCGTGGATGGACCGAGTGCGGGCGGACGAGACGGCGGGGTTCGCTTGGCCGGCGACGGCAGTGGGGTCTTACTCTTGGGTGACGGTGGAGTGCGTGGTGGACATGTGGAAGGAGGAGGAGGTCTCGTGGCGGAGCGACGAGGCGGTGTGGGCAGCGCTGACAGCGGACGACTGCCCTGGGTTCGTGTCCGACGTGTGGGACAGAGTCACTTGGACGAACGAGGCATACCGGAGGATGGTGGCCGGCATGCCTCTGGAAGGCCGGGGGACAGAGGAAGACGTGTGGGTCGGGCTGATGACTAAGGGTGCGGTGCCGGCGGAGGCGTCCCGGGCGTTCACTTGCAGGGTAAGGGTGCACTACTCGAGGCGCCCGGGGAGGGGGAAGGGGGCCAGCTGTTCGTCATCGCCGGCGGCGCCATGCGACGTCTGGAGGCTGGCCGACGGCGGGAGCGCTTGGAGGCTGGACTTGAAGGCGGCGTTAAGCCTCAGCCTCTAG